AGGAGAATTTAGTTTTGAGCTATTTTGataagaaaagtggataattgtattcaaattcatttcaGAATTCAGATTTGCAATTTTCACGTATTTACCACTACTAGTATTTGCCACGTATTTtactattactagtatttatttaaaatattttagtggaataaaattaaGCAATAACTGAAATCATTTACGAAATTGCCTCCAAAATTCCTCcccttattttaatttcttcatttctcaTCTCCTTTACTCaaccaagaagaaaaagtcTCGTTGATTTTCGATGAAATCAAACAGTTCAGCTTGATTTCCACCAAAAATGGAGTACGATTTCAGAAAACAAACCGCGCCGGCGCCACACTATGATTTCAACACGCCGCCTTACGGCAGGgctccctcctcctcctcctcctccgccgcttCTCACCCGGCCTACGCTCAACAGTCTTCACTATACCCTAAGATCGGCAGCGCCGCCCCTCACTCAGCCGCCGCGCATTTCCGCAATCCCCCGTCGCACCACGCGCCGCCTCCCCCTTCTAATCGTAAGTCGCCGCTTCCTTTCCGTTATTTTTCATGTGATTGAATTTAATTGTTGGTTGTATTCTGAATTGGGGATGATTTGCAGCTGGGATCGGGATTAGGGTTTCTATCAAGCCTGAATATCGAATTACTCCACCGGTATAAAATCTCATTATTACTGgttaattgttaattttagCTTAGGATCTTCTCTTGTGATTTATTTGCCGGATTTGAAAGTTGATTAATTTGTGCGATGTAGCCCCCATTGCTGCCACATTTGGGGGAAATTCCGCGCAGCAATTTCCACTTTGATTTCGATTTCGAGAGGAATGTGCTGAAGGAAGCAGTTAAGGAGAGCCCTAACTGGGCTAGGCTTGGAATCGATAATGCTCCACCAAAGGCAACTCAGCCAACACCATCTTATGTATGTGCTCTTTCTGTAGATTGGATTTGTAGCATTCTAATTTCAATGTGTGTTCTTGAGCCTGCTTAGTCCTTAGCTTATGGCCGGTTTTGTATCATCTTTGTGCTAATGCATACACTCGTGTACATCCGAATGAACAGTGCATCCACTCCATTAGGGTTTATTTGTCCACCATTTAATCACAATTAGGATTAATTAAGGCAGATGCACAGTGCACCCCAGTGTGCCTCTTGTGCTAGTGTGTGGTTATGCATTTGATGAACACTCTTATCTTGAATCTAGCTGGTGATGTTAATCTCTAGTTTGAGTATAATAATCACAATTAGGATTAAATAGGACAGATGGACCGTGCATCTGAGTGTGCATCTAGTGCTAAAATGCAGTTCTGTATTTGATGTGCTCTCTCTTCTTGAATCTAGCTGTTGATATTGACATGAATCTGCTGTTGAGTTCAGGGACCGGCTGCTGATCCCGTGGCAAGCAGATACATAGCAGCAGGCCTCAGCAGGGAGGCTGTGCCGCTTGCAGTTGCAAATTA
The genomic region above belongs to Salvia hispanica cultivar TCC Black 2014 chromosome 3, UniMelb_Shisp_WGS_1.0, whole genome shotgun sequence and contains:
- the LOC125213793 gene encoding uncharacterized protein LOC125213793, which encodes MEYDFRKQTAPAPHYDFNTPPYGRAPSSSSSSAASHPAYAQQSSLYPKIGSAAPHSAAAHFRNPPSHHAPPPPSNPGIGIRVSIKPEYRITPPPPLLPHLGEIPRSNFHFDFDFERNVLKEAVKESPNWARLGIDNAPPKATQPTPSYGPAADPVASRYIAAGLSREAVPLAVANYGDNPSKVKEFANGFTLLREMGFSSNNVADALIMYDNDTDKALAQLINAPS